The genome window CAGCCGAACGGGTGGATCGGAGCCGCCCCGATGCCGACAACCACAACACTGGTTGAGTCGTGCCCGGGCGTCCGTCGCCGCAGCCCGGGCCGCTTGGCACCACCCGCGGCGACAGTTGGGGGATCCAGTGCCGAGCCCGAGTACCCGCACCGCCGTCCTCGAGGTCCGTCCGCCCGCGCTCGGCGCCGCCCGCGTGCCCGGACCCCGTCTGCACGCCTTCCAGCGCAGCGCCGTGGATCTGGTGGCAATGGCCATGGAACTGCGCCCCGCGCTCGGGCCGGACACGCTCACCGTCGCGGCCGCGCTGGCCGACACGGTGGTCCACCTGGTCCGCGAGATCGTCGGCCACGACCTGGGCGGCTACCGCTCCTTGTTCGCCGAGGCGGCCCACTTCGGCGGCCTCGTGGCCGTCGCCGAGGAACACCAGGTGCACAGTGCGCGTGGCCGGGTTGCCCCGCACGTCGTCGAGTTGCTGGCCTGTGTCGGCGCCGAGTTCGTGGAGGACGACAAGCTTGCCGAGGAGCTGTGCCGCTGGCTGCTGGAGTCCGGGTACTTCCTGGTCCGGACCGGGACCCCGACCGCGCCGCTCGTCGACTCGCTGCGGGTCGACCTGACCCGCCTGCTGGCCGAGGTCGAGGACGACGAACTCGCCGACGAGCTGCTCGAGTTGGCGCTGCTGGACGACGAGACCTCCGTGGAGGAAACCGCGGTGGAGGAGTCCGACGACGCGCCGGCGCCGGTCGAACCGCCCCGCTTGCCCCGTCCGACGGTCTCGCCCGAATCGCGGGCCGCCGAGGCCTCCGCGGGCTCTTGATGATCTACGCACTGATTGGCCGGAATCCGGGTGTTTTTGTGGGGAACCGGAATGATGCGTCCGTCGTCAAAGGGGTATGACGACGATGACCAACGACTCGACCGACACCCGCCTCATGACTCCGGCCGAGGTGGCTGCGGTTTTCCGGGTCGACGTGAAGACCGTTACTCGCTGGGCTAACGCCGGAAAGCTCACTTCGATCCGCACTCTCGGGGGCCACCGCCGGTTCCGGGAGAGCGAGGTCATGGCTCTCATGCAGGGCACGATGGTGGCCGGCCCGATTCCGCAGCAGTTCGGTCGCACAGGCTGACACAGCGCGCTGACGCTGCGTCACAAGGTCGTCAAAAGCGGTCGGTGCCAGTCCGAACCGACCGCCCGGTCCGCCGACCGACGGCCGTGGCGAGGGGGATCAGGACTTCGATGGGGCGGGACCAGACTTGGTCCCGCCCCATCGCCTTGAGTCGAGTTACCGCGGCTCAGGGGAAGAGGTGACCGCCGAAACCGTGGCCGCCGAAGTCCCCGAAACCGCCGAAACCGCCGAAGCCCCAGCCCAGGTCCCAACTGTCGTCCAGCCAGCCGAAGTCCCCGCAGCCGCAGTCCCCGCCGCCCCAGTACGGCGCGAAGCCGCCGTACATGTCGCAGCGCCAGGACTCCCAGCACGCCTCGTGGTGCGGGTGGCAACAGCCGTGGTGGTGGTGATGCCACGCCGGCGCCAGGCTCGGCACGGCCGCCTGCGACTCCACCGAGGCCGCGCTCGCAGGCACGGCGCCCACAGCGACGATCGCAGCGCCGACGAACGCGGCGGCGGCGGTCCGTTTGATGCTTGGCACGAATCCTCCAGGTGACGATGTGCGGTGCCCCCCGGCAAGATCCACTCTCGCCGGCGCCCGCTATTCCGCGTCACCCTCGAAGATCAAAAACCTCGCGTCCGAACAGTCACTTCATCACCGCAAATTGCCACACGTCAGTCAGTTGAGAACTGACCGTAATGGCATGACTACCTGTCGTATATGGACGGCGGTTGATTCCGGTCAGCCGCCCGGCTGCACATTCCCGTTCACCTTCAGCGAGTAGTGCGCGTAGGCCTCGGTGCTCGGGTCGCTGTCGGTGGGGTCGGCGTGAGAGACGACCGCGACCACCACGGGGAAGTCCCGGAACTCCGCGAGCGTCTTCGCGTCCGGCGTCCAGTCGAAGCCGTCGTGCGAGCGCACCAACACCCGGTTGCCCTTCGCCTCGATGCCGACCAGGCTCACGTACCAGCCGTTGACGGCGCCCGCCTCGGGCGCGCCGCTCAGCGCTGAGGTCGGGTCGTTCGGGTCCGCCGGCGACGGGATCACGGTCTTCTCGCCGGTGAACATCACCGAC of Sporichthyaceae bacterium contains these proteins:
- a CDS encoding BldC family transcriptional regulator, producing MTNDSTDTRLMTPAEVAAVFRVDVKTVTRWANAGKLTSIRTLGGHRRFRESEVMALMQGTMVAGPIPQQFGRTG